In one window of Lewinella sp. 4G2 DNA:
- a CDS encoding NupC/NupG family nucleoside CNT transporter has protein sequence MTLAYDIFRCALGLSVMIGICYLFSKDRSAINWKLVGIGVAMQFVLALLILKVPFINGLFDTISDGFRKTLEFSAAGSQFLFSGLVTEMDTFGYIFAFQVLPTIVFFSALSAILYYLGILQKVVYGMAWLLSKAMNLSGPESLAAAANVFIGQTEAPLVVKPYLEKMTRSELLCMMIGGMATIAGSVYVTYIAFLGQGDLETERFFAKHLLTASIISAPAAIVCAKMLLPESKDELAAVTGSAVGPDGAPTPTKDNRLEMAADDSNNLLDAISKGTTDGLKLAVNVGAMLLVFTALIFMLNVIFVSATDIVNWMAMGLDNDSWDAAVTAGTTWNQEIAAATAGRFEGFSFTYLLALCFAPVAWIIGVTTEDITLIGQLLGLKTVINEFVAYDVFRGIQADPNVTLSPKSTLIAAYALCGFANFASIGIQVGGIGAIAPGQRKNLTDLGLIALLGGTIACLMTGCIAGLFYATS, from the coding sequence ATGACGCTTGCCTACGATATCTTCCGCTGTGCTCTCGGCCTCTCCGTGATGATCGGTATCTGCTACCTATTTAGTAAGGACCGGAGCGCCATCAACTGGAAACTGGTGGGGATCGGCGTGGCGATGCAATTCGTTTTGGCGCTGTTGATTTTGAAGGTGCCCTTCATCAACGGCCTCTTCGATACGATTTCGGATGGCTTCCGCAAAACGCTGGAGTTCTCCGCCGCGGGCAGTCAGTTTCTCTTTTCTGGTTTGGTGACGGAGATGGATACCTTCGGCTACATATTCGCCTTCCAGGTGCTGCCCACGATCGTCTTTTTCTCGGCCTTATCGGCTATCCTTTACTACCTGGGTATCCTCCAAAAGGTAGTTTACGGAATGGCCTGGCTGCTCAGCAAAGCGATGAACCTGAGCGGTCCGGAAAGCCTGGCCGCTGCGGCGAACGTATTCATCGGCCAGACGGAAGCACCCCTCGTCGTGAAGCCCTACCTCGAAAAGATGACCCGCTCGGAATTGCTCTGCATGATGATCGGGGGAATGGCCACGATCGCCGGCTCGGTGTACGTGACTTACATTGCCTTCCTCGGCCAGGGAGACCTGGAGACGGAGCGCTTCTTCGCTAAGCACCTACTGACGGCCAGCATCATTTCGGCCCCCGCCGCAATTGTGTGCGCCAAAATGTTGCTCCCCGAGAGTAAGGACGAACTAGCTGCAGTGACGGGTAGCGCGGTAGGTCCGGATGGCGCCCCGACCCCAACCAAAGATAACCGCCTGGAGATGGCCGCCGATGACTCCAATAACCTGCTGGACGCCATCAGCAAGGGGACCACCGACGGGCTCAAACTGGCGGTGAATGTAGGCGCCATGCTCCTCGTCTTTACCGCGCTGATCTTCATGCTGAATGTCATTTTCGTCAGTGCCACTGACATCGTCAACTGGATGGCTATGGGCCTTGACAATGACAGTTGGGACGCAGCGGTTACGGCCGGAACGACCTGGAACCAGGAGATTGCCGCCGCTACCGCCGGCCGTTTTGAAGGCTTCAGCTTTACTTACCTTCTCGCGCTGTGTTTCGCGCCCGTGGCGTGGATTATTGGCGTGACGACGGAAGACATCACCCTCATCGGGCAGTTGTTGGGGCTGAAGACGGTCATCAATGAGTTCGTAGCCTACGACGTATTCCGGGGCATTCAGGCGGATCCGAACGTTACGCTCTCACCTAAATCCACACTAATCGCGGCTTACGCCTTGTGTGGTTTTGCCAACTTTGCCAGTATCGGCATTCAGGTGGGTGGGATCGGCGCAATCGCCCCCGGGCAACGGAAGAACCTAACCGATCTGGGATTGATTGCTCTCCTAGGCGGCACCATCGCCTGTTTGATGACGGGTTGCATTGCGGGGCTTTTCTACGCTACCTCCTAG
- a CDS encoding alpha/beta fold hydrolase: MSLIPLHNVTVTGSGERTLLMSHGFGCGQEMFRHLVTAFADDYRVVRYDLAGSGAYPAEQFSRSRYQSLQGYADDAIAICEELGLEDVIHIGHSVSAMIAGLAAAKRPDLFSEVVMICPSARYINEGEYVGGFSEQDIEELLEVMGENYVAWSGQLAPAIMGNAERPQLGEELTTSFCKMDPDIANFFGRVTFTSDNRADLKRITTPTLVLQCNEDIISPEPATRYVHEQLANSQLVSLKARGHCPNLSAPKETAQAIRNFLSQASVPA, from the coding sequence ATGTCTTTGATTCCCCTGCATAACGTCACCGTGACGGGTTCCGGTGAGCGTACCCTGCTCATGAGCCACGGCTTCGGGTGCGGTCAGGAAATGTTCCGCCATCTAGTTACTGCTTTTGCTGACGACTACCGCGTCGTGCGGTACGACCTTGCGGGGAGTGGCGCTTACCCCGCTGAGCAATTCAGCCGTAGCCGCTACCAATCATTACAGGGGTACGCCGATGATGCCATCGCCATCTGTGAGGAATTGGGTCTGGAAGACGTGATCCATATCGGCCATTCGGTCAGTGCGATGATCGCCGGCCTCGCTGCCGCTAAGCGCCCCGATCTTTTCAGTGAAGTAGTGATGATCTGCCCCTCCGCTCGTTACATCAACGAGGGGGAGTACGTTGGAGGCTTCAGTGAGCAGGATATCGAAGAATTACTCGAGGTCATGGGTGAGAATTACGTAGCCTGGTCTGGCCAACTGGCCCCCGCCATCATGGGTAACGCCGAGCGGCCACAGCTCGGGGAAGAGTTGACAACCTCCTTCTGTAAGATGGACCCGGACATCGCTAATTTCTTCGGCCGCGTCACCTTCACCTCCGATAACCGCGCGGACTTAAAGCGCATCACTACGCCAACGCTGGTGCTGCAGTGCAACGAAGATATTATCTCTCCCGAACCGGCGACGCGCTACGTTCACGAACAGCTGGCCAACAGTCAGTTGGTATCGCTTAAGGCTCGCGGCCACTGCCCCAATTTGAGCGCCCCCAAGGAGACGGCGCAGGCCATCCGCAATTTTCTCTCCCAAGCATCCGTACCCGCCTAG
- a CDS encoding enoyl-CoA hydratase/isomerase family protein: MIYQNLDVSLEDRILHVTINRPKALNALNQQTMGELADLFGRDYKDSADISGVLLTGSGDRAFVAGADIKEFIGVAAAGSGQKMAENGQAVFFLIERFHVPVVALVNGFALGGGCELAIACHLRVATETARFGQPEVNLGIIPGYGGTQRLNQLIGKGKAMELTLTGNMIDAAEAHRIGLVNYALPAAEARDKAIELLRIIAGKGPIAVRESIAAINAYYASSDFGAEAEAFGRASAAEDFAEGAAAFVEKRKPNFKGQ, from the coding sequence ATGATCTATCAGAATCTGGACGTATCCCTCGAGGACCGCATCCTGCACGTAACCATCAACCGGCCCAAAGCCCTGAATGCCCTCAACCAGCAAACGATGGGGGAGTTGGCGGACCTCTTCGGCCGTGACTATAAGGATAGCGCTGACATCAGCGGGGTACTGCTGACGGGAAGTGGCGACCGCGCCTTCGTGGCCGGGGCGGACATCAAAGAGTTTATCGGCGTTGCCGCCGCCGGAAGTGGCCAGAAAATGGCCGAAAACGGGCAGGCCGTCTTCTTTCTGATTGAGCGTTTTCACGTGCCGGTCGTGGCCCTCGTTAATGGGTTTGCCCTGGGTGGTGGCTGCGAATTAGCGATCGCTTGTCACCTGCGGGTAGCGACGGAAACGGCCCGGTTCGGGCAGCCCGAGGTGAACCTGGGGATCATCCCCGGCTACGGCGGTACCCAACGTTTAAACCAACTCATCGGTAAGGGAAAGGCGATGGAATTAACGTTGACGGGTAACATGATCGACGCGGCCGAAGCCCACCGGATCGGGCTAGTCAACTACGCCCTGCCCGCCGCCGAAGCGCGGGATAAGGCGATAGAGTTGCTCCGGATCATCGCCGGGAAAGGCCCGATTGCCGTGCGGGAATCCATTGCCGCCATCAATGCCTACTATGCATCGAGTGACTTTGGCGCTGAAGCGGAAGCGTTTGGCCGGGCCAGCGCCGCGGAGGATTTTGCCGAGGGCGCTGCCGCCTTCGTAGAGAAGCGTAAACCCAATTTCAAAGGTCAATAA